One window of Gloeothece citriformis PCC 7424 genomic DNA carries:
- a CDS encoding phycobilisome protein, translating into MLTKLTTLAQQADGRYADSNQLQFLHDYFSVASVRLSAYEKIRAAHEEIIQQVRQSVNKTHPNLFLQNSKDLWGVCHRDMSYILRYVSTVVLIDDLEQLKTFLVWHSKIMKAFRDQYPSQIAYSLMEKIVTQLLTPEESTLVKPAFQLVGGFLQ; encoded by the coding sequence ATGCTGACTAAATTAACTACTCTAGCTCAACAAGCCGATGGTCGATACGCGGACTCTAATCAATTACAGTTTTTGCATGACTATTTCTCTGTCGCCTCTGTCAGATTAAGTGCTTATGAAAAAATTCGCGCGGCTCATGAGGAGATTATCCAACAAGTGCGACAATCTGTGAATAAGACACACCCCAATTTATTCCTACAAAACTCTAAGGATTTATGGGGAGTCTGTCACCGAGATATGAGCTATATTCTTCGTTATGTAAGCACAGTTGTTCTTATTGATGATCTTGAGCAGTTAAAAACCTTTTTGGTTTGGCACAGTAAGATTATGAAAGCATTTCGAGATCAATATCCGTCTCAAATTGCTTACTCATTGATGGAAAAAATTGTGACACAATTGCTCACTCCAGAAGAATCTACTTTAGTTAAACCGGCTTTCCAACTGGTTGGGGGATTTTTACAGTAA